A single region of the Paludibacter jiangxiensis genome encodes:
- a CDS encoding phosphatidate cytidylyltransferase produces the protein MKNLIQRAITGVLFVGAIVGSILLGKIAFASLFFWVTVLTQWELYTLINTKGNAQINRQFATLASAFLYLSTLLWNQFSAQIGIICLAVYVLFCFGIVIYELFRKDGNSLHNWAYFFLGQIYVVVPFSMLNILNHSFEPEFLLALFVLIWTYDSGAYLFGVTLGKHRLFERISPKKSWEGAIGGFLAACVAALIFAHFFSSLPVFGWIGFAALVVVFGTFGDLAESLLKRTFNIKDSGNILPGHGGMLDRFDSLLFATPVILIYLAILIGESCFI, from the coding sequence ATGAAGAATCTAATACAGCGAGCAATCACAGGAGTCCTTTTTGTTGGTGCTATCGTCGGATCTATTTTATTGGGTAAAATTGCTTTTGCAAGCTTGTTTTTCTGGGTCACCGTTCTCACTCAGTGGGAACTTTACACGTTAATCAATACAAAAGGCAACGCTCAGATAAACAGACAATTTGCCACGTTAGCAAGTGCATTTCTGTATCTTTCCACATTGCTTTGGAATCAGTTTTCTGCTCAAATTGGGATAATTTGCCTGGCGGTTTATGTGCTCTTTTGCTTTGGCATTGTTATCTATGAATTATTCAGAAAAGATGGAAATTCCTTACACAATTGGGCTTATTTCTTTCTCGGTCAAATTTATGTGGTTGTTCCGTTTTCGATGCTGAATATACTGAACCACTCCTTTGAACCGGAATTCCTTTTAGCGCTGTTTGTGCTAATCTGGACGTACGATTCGGGAGCATATCTTTTTGGCGTCACGCTAGGAAAACATCGGCTGTTTGAACGTATTTCTCCCAAGAAATCGTGGGAAGGTGCAATCGGAGGTTTTTTAGCGGCTTGTGTGGCAGCTTTGATATTTGCACATTTTTTCTCATCTTTGCCGGTCTTTGGATGGATTGGATTTGCGGCCCTGGTGGTTGTGTTCGGGACATTCGGAGATTTGGCCGAATCATTGCTTAAACGCACATTCAACATAAAAGATTCGGGAAATATACTACCGGGTCATGGCGGAATGCTCGACCGTTTCGACAGCTTACTGTTTGCCACCCCGGTTATCTTAATTTATCTTGCAATTCTCATAGGTGAGAGCTGCTTCATTTAA
- the ftsH gene encoding ATP-dependent zinc metalloprotease FtsH, with translation MEPDSSNNFKRSQNQDSGNPQRKRQNNRQNYLYWIYALIGIVLVGMTFFAQTGNTKEVSFSDFEGYVKSNYVDKITVVSNQNYALVNIKKGSMTPVFGNDSAKFQQNPVITVKFGSVEETQRFLSQVRENKQFTGKVFYQKENDYFNTFLYSILPIVLMIAFFVFLSRRMSGGSGGGPGNIFSVGKSKAQLFDKTNGDLKVTFKDVAGLDGAKQEVEEIVAFLKNPSKYTELGGKIPKGALLVGPPGTGKTLLAKAVAGEADVPFFSMSGSDFVEMFVGVGASRVRDLFRQAKEKAPCIIFIDEIDAVGRARGKNPNMGANDERENTLNQLLTEMDGFGSNSGVIILAATNRADILDKALLRAGRFDRQIHVELPDLHERIAIFKVHLRPIKIDPALDIDFLARQTPGFSGADIANVCNEAALIAARKNKTIVEKQDFVDAVDRIVGGLERKTTLTTLAEKKSIAFHEAGHATVSWMLRYANPLVKVTIVPRGEALGAAWYLPEERKLTTKEHILDEMCATLGGRAAEELFFETPSTGALNDLERVTKQAYAMVAYYGMSDKLSNISFYDSTGSYEYGFTKPYSDRTADLIDAEAKNIVNEQFERAKAILKEHVEGHHQLAELLIDQEVIFTEDVERIFGKRPWTSRAEELMSETGSENMTEEPTEQPVVDEPQNESEPTTTSEQEEELA, from the coding sequence ATGGAACCAGATTCAAGCAATAACTTCAAGCGTTCTCAAAATCAGGATTCAGGGAATCCTCAGCGGAAACGTCAAAATAACCGCCAGAATTACCTCTACTGGATCTATGCCCTCATTGGTATAGTTTTGGTAGGTATGACCTTCTTTGCCCAAACCGGGAACACCAAAGAAGTCTCGTTTTCCGATTTTGAAGGCTATGTTAAGAGCAACTATGTTGACAAGATAACGGTCGTATCCAATCAGAACTATGCTCTGGTGAATATCAAGAAAGGGAGCATGACCCCTGTATTTGGAAACGACTCTGCAAAATTTCAGCAAAACCCCGTCATCACGGTTAAGTTCGGATCTGTAGAAGAGACACAGCGTTTTCTTTCTCAGGTAAGAGAAAACAAACAATTTACAGGAAAGGTGTTCTATCAGAAGGAAAATGATTACTTCAATACTTTCCTTTATTCTATTCTGCCCATTGTTCTGATGATTGCTTTCTTTGTATTTCTGTCGCGACGGATGAGCGGCGGATCAGGTGGCGGCCCCGGCAATATTTTCTCTGTGGGAAAATCCAAGGCTCAGCTGTTTGACAAAACCAACGGCGATCTGAAAGTAACCTTCAAAGACGTTGCCGGACTTGACGGCGCCAAACAGGAAGTGGAAGAAATTGTAGCATTCCTGAAAAACCCATCAAAATATACCGAACTGGGAGGTAAGATTCCCAAAGGAGCTTTACTTGTAGGCCCTCCGGGTACCGGTAAAACGCTTTTGGCAAAAGCGGTGGCTGGTGAAGCTGACGTACCGTTCTTCTCCATGTCAGGTTCCGATTTCGTGGAAATGTTCGTTGGTGTAGGAGCATCACGTGTGCGAGACCTTTTCCGTCAGGCAAAAGAAAAAGCACCGTGCATTATTTTCATTGATGAAATTGATGCCGTAGGACGTGCCCGCGGGAAAAACCCAAATATGGGTGCTAATGACGAACGCGAAAATACGTTGAACCAGTTATTGACGGAAATGGACGGTTTCGGATCAAACAGCGGTGTCATTATTCTGGCTGCCACTAACCGTGCCGATATTCTGGACAAAGCTTTGCTTCGTGCTGGACGTTTTGACAGACAGATTCATGTAGAACTGCCCGACCTGCACGAACGTATTGCTATTTTCAAGGTACACCTGCGTCCCATTAAAATCGACCCGGCTCTGGATATCGATTTTCTGGCACGCCAAACTCCCGGTTTTTCGGGAGCAGATATTGCCAATGTTTGTAACGAAGCAGCTTTGATTGCTGCACGTAAGAATAAAACAATTGTTGAAAAGCAAGATTTCGTAGATGCCGTCGACCGCATCGTGGGTGGATTGGAAAGAAAAACCACGCTTACCACGCTGGCTGAGAAAAAATCGATTGCTTTCCACGAAGCCGGTCACGCTACCGTTAGCTGGATGTTACGTTATGCGAACCCGCTGGTAAAAGTGACAATCGTTCCCCGCGGCGAAGCATTAGGTGCTGCATGGTATCTACCGGAAGAACGCAAACTGACCACCAAAGAACATATTCTGGACGAAATGTGTGCTACGTTGGGCGGACGCGCAGCAGAAGAACTTTTCTTTGAAACGCCTTCGACCGGTGCATTGAATGATTTGGAACGTGTTACCAAACAGGCTTACGCCATGGTTGCTTATTACGGCATGAGCGACAAACTCTCAAACATCAGTTTCTATGACTCAACAGGTTCTTACGAATATGGCTTTACAAAACCATACAGCGACAGAACTGCCGATTTGATTGATGCCGAAGCTAAAAACATCGTCAACGAACAGTTTGAAAGAGCTAAAGCCATTCTAAAGGAACACGTAGAAGGGCATCACCAACTGGCAGAATTACTGATCGATCAGGAAGTGATTTTCACAGAAGATGTAGAACGAATTTTCGGGAAACGCCCATGGACTTCGCGCGCAGAAGAACTGATGTCCGAAACAGGGTCTGAAAATATGACAGAAGAACCTACCGAACAGCCTGTTGTAGATGAGCCCCAAAATGAAAGTGAACCAACAACTACTTCCGAACAAGAAGAAGAACTTGCTTAA
- the rsfS gene encoding ribosome silencing factor translates to MTDNILVRTIVEGIQEKKGKRIVVVDLKKFDSAGCSYFVICEGDSSTHVNAIAGSVRDYVRTHAKTKPVATDGLENSLWVAMDYLQVIVHVFQREPRNFYDIEHLWADADITEIPDLD, encoded by the coding sequence ATGACAGATAATATTTTAGTTCGTACTATTGTAGAAGGTATACAGGAAAAGAAAGGCAAACGCATTGTTGTTGTTGATCTGAAAAAATTTGATAGCGCAGGATGTAGTTACTTTGTCATCTGCGAAGGTGATTCAAGCACCCACGTCAACGCTATTGCAGGCTCGGTGAGAGATTATGTTCGTACTCATGCCAAAACAAAACCGGTTGCCACGGATGGTCTGGAAAACTCACTTTGGGTTGCCATGGACTATCTACAGGTAATCGTTCATGTATTTCAACGCGAACCACGCAATTTTTACGACATCGAACACTTGTGGGCCGATGCCGATATTACAGAAATCCCTGATCTCGACTAA
- the rplM gene encoding 50S ribosomal protein L13 codes for MNTLSYKTISANKATVQKEWVVVDATDLVLGRMGSKVAKLLRGKYKPSYTPHVDCGDNVIVINAEKVQLTGNKWNDRVYLRYTGYPGGQREITPAKLMAKSPDKLIRKVVKGMLPKNRLGAQLLRNLHVYAGAEHPHEAQQPKVIDLNSLK; via the coding sequence ATGAATACTTTAAGTTATAAAACCATCTCTGCCAACAAGGCAACTGTTCAGAAAGAATGGGTGGTAGTTGACGCTACCGATTTGGTATTGGGACGTATGGGTTCGAAGGTTGCAAAACTTCTTCGTGGCAAATATAAACCCAGTTATACTCCGCACGTGGATTGCGGCGACAATGTGATTGTGATTAATGCCGAAAAAGTGCAATTGACGGGAAATAAATGGAATGACCGCGTTTACTTGCGCTATACTGGTTATCCCGGCGGCCAACGCGAAATCACTCCTGCTAAATTGATGGCAAAAAGTCCGGACAAACTGATCCGTAAAGTGGTAAAAGGTATGCTTCCTAAGAACCGTCTTGGTGCTCAGTTGTTGCGTAACCTGCACGTTTATGCTGGTGCCGAACACCCACACGAAGCACAACAACCCAAAGTTATTGATTTAAACTCACTTAAATAA
- the rpsI gene encoding 30S ribosomal protein S9 codes for MEIVNAIGRRKAAVARVFVTPGKGEITVNKRELGVYFPSSILQYVVKQPLTKLGVAEQYDIKVNLDGGGFKGQAEALRMAIARALVKIDAANKPALKAEGFMTRDPREVERKKPGRPKARKRFQFSKR; via the coding sequence ATGGAAATAGTAAATGCCATAGGAAGAAGAAAAGCTGCTGTTGCACGCGTTTTCGTTACCCCGGGAAAAGGTGAAATCACCGTAAACAAGCGTGAGCTTGGCGTATATTTCCCATCGAGCATTCTTCAATATGTTGTGAAACAGCCTTTGACAAAACTTGGCGTTGCCGAACAATACGATATCAAGGTAAATCTTGACGGTGGCGGTTTCAAAGGTCAGGCTGAAGCGCTGCGTATGGCTATTGCTCGTGCATTAGTAAAGATCGATGCAGCAAACAAACCTGCTTTGAAAGCAGAAGGCTTCATGACCCGTGACCCACGCGAAGTGGAACGTAAAAAACCGGGTCGTCCTAAAGCACGTAAGAGATTCCAGTTCAGCAAACGTTAA
- the rpsB gene encoding 30S ribosomal protein S2 — MPTTKFEDLLEAGCHFGHLKRKWNPAMAPYIFMESNGIHIIDLHKTAVKIDEAAAALKQIAKSGRKILFVATKKQAKEVVAEAAQAISMPYVTERWPGGMLTNFPTIRKAIKKMGTIDKMATDGTFDNLSKREKLQITRQRAKLEKNLGSIADLVRMPSALFVVDVLKEQIAVREAKRLGIPVFGIVDTNSNPGEIDFVIPANDDATKSIDIILKAMVAAVQEGLQELKIEKVEAENAEEPQTHDKRVRGAKKVRIHKEDEVALNAKVADKFLKNTEE, encoded by the coding sequence ATGCCTACAACAAAATTCGAAGACTTATTGGAAGCAGGTTGCCACTTTGGTCACCTCAAACGTAAATGGAATCCTGCAATGGCTCCCTACATTTTCATGGAGAGCAACGGAATCCACATCATTGATTTGCACAAAACAGCCGTTAAAATTGACGAAGCTGCTGCTGCTCTGAAACAAATTGCAAAATCAGGCCGTAAAATCTTGTTCGTTGCAACAAAAAAACAGGCTAAAGAAGTAGTCGCTGAAGCTGCTCAGGCAATCAGTATGCCTTACGTTACAGAACGCTGGCCGGGTGGTATGTTGACAAACTTCCCAACAATCCGTAAAGCGATCAAAAAAATGGGTACCATTGACAAAATGGCAACTGACGGAACTTTCGATAATCTTTCGAAACGCGAAAAATTGCAAATCACACGCCAACGCGCTAAACTTGAAAAGAACCTTGGTAGTATTGCCGACCTCGTTCGCATGCCATCGGCTCTGTTCGTAGTTGACGTATTGAAAGAACAAATCGCTGTTCGTGAAGCAAAACGTTTGGGTATTCCTGTTTTCGGTATTGTTGATACCAACTCAAATCCTGGTGAAATCGACTTCGTGATCCCGGCTAATGATGATGCTACAAAATCTATTGATATCATCCTCAAAGCTATGGTTGCTGCAGTTCAGGAAGGTTTGCAGGAATTGAAAATCGAAAAGGTAGAAGCTGAAAACGCTGAAGAACCTCAAACTCACGACAAACGAGTTCGCGGCGCTAAAAAAGTTCGTATTCACAAAGAAGATGAAGTTGCTTTGAATGCCAAGGTAGCTGACAAATTTTTGAAAAATACTGAAGAATAA
- the tsf gene encoding translation elongation factor Ts — MAVTMAEISKLRTMTGAGMMDCKNALTEANGDFDAAVEIIRKKGQAVAAKRSDREASEGCVLAGTNGGFAATLALKCETDFVAKNADFVALTQAILNKALEAKPKTQDELLALTIDGRSIAEHITERTGITGEKTELDYYEFVEGGTVTTYIHPGNKLATIVAFAEKDAEYETMHGIAMHIAAMSPVAIDESAVPQKVKDNELAVAIEKTKNELVAKEVEVALKKAGINPAHVDSEDHIESNMAKGWISAEDAAKAREIKTTVAAEKSATLPEQKVNNIAAGRMAKFFKEYTLVEQKYEGGGEEAGKITVKELLAKKQLTCVAFKRVTLNQE, encoded by the coding sequence ATGGCAGTAACAATGGCAGAAATCTCGAAATTGCGTACCATGACCGGTGCCGGTATGATGGACTGTAAGAATGCTTTGACAGAAGCAAACGGCGATTTCGATGCAGCAGTTGAAATTATTCGTAAAAAAGGTCAGGCTGTCGCTGCAAAACGTAGCGATCGCGAAGCTTCTGAAGGTTGTGTTTTGGCAGGAACAAACGGTGGCTTTGCCGCTACTTTGGCTCTGAAATGCGAAACTGACTTCGTTGCTAAAAATGCTGACTTCGTTGCTTTGACACAAGCGATTCTCAACAAAGCGCTGGAAGCAAAACCTAAAACTCAAGACGAATTGTTGGCGTTGACTATTGATGGTCGTTCTATCGCTGAGCACATTACCGAACGTACCGGTATCACTGGCGAAAAAACAGAATTGGATTATTATGAATTTGTAGAAGGTGGAACAGTAACAACTTACATCCATCCGGGTAACAAATTGGCTACTATCGTTGCTTTTGCAGAAAAAGATGCTGAATACGAAACCATGCATGGTATCGCAATGCATATCGCAGCAATGTCACCAGTGGCTATCGATGAATCTGCTGTGCCTCAAAAGGTAAAAGATAACGAATTAGCTGTAGCTATCGAAAAAACCAAAAACGAACTTGTTGCAAAAGAAGTTGAAGTTGCTTTGAAAAAAGCAGGCATCAACCCTGCTCATGTTGATAGCGAAGACCACATTGAATCGAATATGGCAAAAGGCTGGATCTCTGCAGAAGACGCAGCAAAAGCCCGCGAAATTAAGACAACGGTAGCAGCAGAAAAATCAGCAACTCTGCCAGAACAGAAAGTAAACAATATTGCTGCTGGACGTATGGCTAAATTCTTCAAAGAATATACCCTTGTAGAACAAAAATACGAAGGTGGTGGCGAAGAAGCCGGAAAAATCACTGTAAAAGAACTGCTTGCTAAAAAACAGTTAACCTGCGTTGCATTCAAACGTGTAACTTTGAACCAGGAATAA
- a CDS encoding gamma carbonic anhydrase family protein, protein MAIIKSVRGFTPKIGKDCFIADNAVIVGDVEIGDGCSIWFGAVIRGDVNSIRIGNHVNIQDGAVLHTLYEKSTIELGDYVSVGHNVTIHGAKVNDYALVGMGSTVLDHAVVGEGAIVAAGALVLSKTQIEPNTIWAGVPAKFVKQMDEKQSKEINQRIAHNYEMYAGWYKEND, encoded by the coding sequence ATGGCTATTATAAAGTCTGTCAGAGGATTTACTCCAAAAATAGGGAAAGATTGTTTTATTGCAGATAATGCAGTGATTGTAGGTGATGTGGAAATTGGCGACGGTTGCAGCATTTGGTTTGGTGCCGTTATCCGTGGCGATGTCAACTCTATCCGTATCGGCAACCATGTCAATATTCAGGATGGCGCTGTATTGCATACCTTGTACGAAAAGTCGACTATCGAGCTGGGAGACTACGTTTCAGTAGGACACAATGTCACTATTCACGGGGCAAAAGTAAACGACTATGCACTGGTGGGAATGGGATCAACGGTGCTCGACCATGCGGTTGTAGGCGAAGGTGCCATCGTGGCAGCCGGTGCATTGGTTCTCAGTAAAACCCAGATTGAACCGAACACGATATGGGCCGGTGTTCCGGCTAAGTTCGTAAAGCAAATGGACGAAAAGCAATCGAAAGAGATCAACCAGCGCATTGCACATAATTACGAGATGTACGCCGGTTGGTATAAGGAAAACGATTAA
- a CDS encoding MlaE family ABC transporter permease: MKLFQQIGKYCLLMTKVFTRPDNWRMFFRQLPLEMEKLGLRSLGIVVIISIFIGAIMTIQTKLNTSNPLLPRYSTGLVTRDTLLLEFSSTILCLILAGKVGSNIASEIGTMRITEQIDALEIMGVNSANYLILPKIVAFVLMMPFLVIFSMALGILGGYGVGMFSNIITVSDFVYGIQYAFNPFYVTYSLTKSLFFAYIITSVSSYYGYYAYGGALDVGVASTNAVVHSSVIILLFNILITNIMLA; the protein is encoded by the coding sequence ATGAAGTTATTTCAACAAATTGGCAAGTATTGTCTTTTGATGACGAAAGTTTTTACCCGTCCGGACAACTGGCGCATGTTTTTCCGTCAACTACCATTGGAAATGGAAAAACTGGGCTTGCGTTCACTGGGCATTGTTGTGATTATCTCCATATTCATCGGGGCGATTATGACAATTCAAACAAAACTGAACACTTCTAATCCACTTCTTCCACGATACTCTACCGGATTGGTAACCCGCGATACGCTCTTACTGGAATTTTCATCCACTATTCTCTGCCTGATTCTTGCCGGTAAAGTGGGATCGAATATTGCTTCCGAGATCGGAACCATGCGTATTACCGAACAAATCGATGCGCTCGAGATAATGGGTGTCAATTCGGCCAACTACCTGATATTACCCAAAATAGTTGCTTTTGTTCTGATGATGCCTTTTTTGGTTATTTTCAGCATGGCGCTAGGCATTTTGGGTGGATACGGCGTAGGCATGTTTTCGAATATAATTACCGTCTCCGATTTTGTTTACGGAATACAGTATGCTTTTAATCCGTTCTACGTCACTTACTCGCTGACGAAGTCACTCTTTTTTGCCTACATTATCACCTCTGTATCTTCTTATTACGGATATTATGCCTACGGAGGGGCACTTGACGTGGGTGTGGCCAGTACCAATGCCGTTGTTCACAGCAGCGTTATCATTCTGCTTTTCAACATCCTGATAACAAACATCATGCTGGCTTAA
- the dnaG gene encoding DNA primase, protein MIDQITVDKIINAAQIVEVVSDFVTLRKRGVNYLGLCPFHDERTPSFSVSPAKGICKCFSCGKGGNAVNFIMEHEQLSYYEALKYLAKKYHIEVIEKELSAEEIAQKNDRESMLALNKYAQGYFSNILHHSPEGKNVGMTYFHERGFREDIIKKFQLGYSLDQRDAFSAEALGKGYKKEFLVKTGLSIERDGGKIYDRFWGRVMFPVHTLSGNVIAFGGRILKKDEKAAKYVNSPESEIYHKSNELYGIFFAKQSIVKHDRCFLVEGYTDVISMHQSGVENVVASSGTSLTKGQIRMIHRFTENVTVIYDGDAAGIKASIRGIDMLLEEGLNIKVVLLPPGEDPDSFAKSQNASDFIAYIDAHQSDFIRFKTGLLLEEAGKDPIKRAALIGDLVRSIAIIPSSIIRSVYVKECSSLLDVDEKLLIAEIDKVHLAKHEREAAAPVRANSTLSSSPEAESMPNTGKEAQESISYKNQDEERNIIRYLVRYGDQVLYYLKPDEESDEVPVTVGQYVLDELARDNLKFEHPLYVKLLELFENNALKPGFVAEHFFGQHPDPQVSLLATDMLADKYVLSKYHSKMSKVEEESDRLIELVPRVMFEYKNKLLLETMKNKMSELKKANEQNDIPLQEKLMQEIGTLNIIKSQLAKTLGERIILKL, encoded by the coding sequence ATGATAGACCAAATTACTGTAGACAAAATTATAAATGCTGCCCAGATTGTTGAGGTGGTATCTGATTTCGTGACCTTGCGTAAACGTGGGGTTAACTACCTCGGTTTGTGTCCGTTTCATGACGAAAGAACGCCTTCGTTTAGTGTTTCTCCGGCCAAAGGTATTTGCAAATGTTTCAGTTGTGGTAAGGGTGGCAATGCGGTCAACTTTATCATGGAGCATGAGCAGTTATCGTACTATGAGGCGCTGAAATATCTGGCAAAGAAATACCATATCGAGGTGATCGAGAAGGAGCTTTCAGCCGAAGAGATTGCTCAGAAGAACGACCGTGAGAGTATGCTGGCGCTCAATAAGTATGCTCAGGGATATTTCTCTAACATTTTGCATCATTCACCTGAAGGCAAAAACGTGGGGATGACATATTTTCATGAACGTGGCTTTAGGGAAGATATCATCAAAAAGTTCCAGCTCGGGTATAGCCTCGACCAGCGGGATGCTTTTTCGGCAGAGGCTTTGGGCAAAGGCTACAAGAAAGAGTTTCTGGTTAAGACAGGATTGTCAATAGAGCGGGACGGTGGCAAAATATACGACCGCTTTTGGGGCAGGGTGATGTTTCCGGTTCATACACTTTCGGGGAATGTCATCGCTTTTGGAGGACGTATTCTCAAGAAAGACGAGAAGGCAGCCAAGTATGTCAATTCGCCGGAATCGGAGATTTATCATAAGAGCAACGAGCTGTACGGTATATTTTTTGCCAAGCAGTCGATTGTAAAGCACGACCGCTGTTTCCTGGTGGAAGGCTATACCGACGTGATTTCGATGCACCAGTCGGGCGTGGAGAATGTGGTGGCATCCTCGGGTACTTCATTGACAAAGGGGCAAATCCGCATGATTCATCGTTTCACAGAAAACGTGACGGTGATTTACGACGGCGACGCAGCTGGTATCAAAGCCTCAATTCGTGGTATTGACATGCTGCTTGAAGAGGGATTGAATATCAAAGTAGTGCTTTTGCCTCCCGGCGAAGACCCCGATTCGTTTGCCAAAAGCCAGAATGCTTCCGATTTTATCGCTTACATAGATGCTCATCAGTCCGACTTTATTCGTTTTAAGACCGGACTTCTGCTTGAAGAGGCAGGAAAAGATCCAATTAAACGTGCTGCACTGATCGGTGATTTGGTGCGCAGTATTGCCATCATTCCCAGCAGCATTATCCGTTCGGTATATGTAAAGGAATGTAGCAGCCTGCTTGATGTGGACGAGAAACTGCTTATCGCCGAGATCGACAAGGTTCATCTTGCGAAGCATGAGCGTGAAGCGGCCGCACCTGTGCGTGCTAATTCAACATTATCTTCTTCTCCGGAAGCAGAGTCAATGCCAAATACGGGCAAAGAGGCTCAGGAATCGATAAGTTATAAGAATCAGGATGAAGAACGAAACATCATCCGTTATCTGGTGCGCTATGGAGATCAGGTGCTCTATTATCTGAAGCCGGACGAAGAAAGCGACGAAGTGCCGGTAACAGTAGGGCAGTATGTGCTTGATGAACTTGCGCGGGATAACCTGAAATTTGAACATCCGCTCTATGTGAAACTGCTAGAGTTGTTCGAAAACAACGCCTTAAAGCCCGGATTTGTAGCCGAACATTTTTTTGGGCAACATCCGGATCCGCAGGTAAGCCTCTTGGCAACGGACATGTTGGCTGATAAATACGTGCTCAGTAAGTATCACAGCAAGATGTCGAAGGTCGAAGAAGAATCGGATCGCCTGATAGAACTGGTACCTCGTGTGATGTTCGAGTATAAGAATAAATTGCTGTTGGAGACAATGAAAAATAAAATGTCGGAACTGAAAAAGGCCAATGAACAGAATGATATTCCGTTGCAAGAGAAGCTGATGCAGGAAATAGGCACCTTGAATATTATTAAGTCGCAGCTGGCCAAAACACTCGGCGAAAGAATTATTCTGAAGCTGTAG
- the rsgA gene encoding ribosome small subunit-dependent GTPase A, with the protein MEGLVIKSTGSSYWVLPDDGSDVLECKIKGTFRTKGIRTTNPVVVGDRVVVEEKDGILALITGICDRKNVIIRRASNLSKQGHILAANVDLAALIITIKLPETSTIFIDRFLAAAESYRVPSVLVFNKTDLYGEDDLLYLDALIALYENIGYKCFRISALNREGIEELKSELQGKITLLSGNSGVGKSTLLNVLQPDVEVKTGDISGYHNKGMHTTTFSEMLPLPEGGFIIDTPGIKGFGLLEVTPEEAGHYFREIFETSQNCKFYNCTHTHEPGCAVIAAVEALAINPSRYHSYLSIIEEITQGKYR; encoded by the coding sequence ATGGAAGGATTGGTAATTAAAAGTACGGGCAGTTCGTATTGGGTACTTCCCGATGACGGATCGGATGTGTTGGAATGTAAGATTAAAGGTACGTTTCGCACAAAAGGTATCCGCACTACCAATCCGGTAGTGGTGGGCGACAGGGTAGTGGTGGAGGAGAAAGATGGTATTCTTGCGCTGATAACCGGCATTTGCGACCGCAAGAACGTAATTATTCGCCGTGCTTCCAATCTATCCAAACAGGGCCATATTCTGGCTGCTAATGTCGATCTGGCCGCACTGATCATTACCATTAAGCTTCCCGAAACGTCAACGATTTTTATCGACCGGTTTTTAGCTGCCGCTGAATCTTACAGAGTTCCTTCCGTGTTGGTTTTCAACAAAACCGATCTATACGGAGAGGACGATCTTCTGTACCTTGATGCTCTGATTGCTTTGTATGAAAATATCGGCTACAAATGTTTCCGCATTTCGGCTCTGAACCGGGAAGGAATTGAAGAATTGAAATCGGAATTGCAGGGAAAGATTACCCTGCTTTCGGGGAATTCGGGTGTGGGTAAATCTACGCTTTTGAATGTGTTACAGCCTGATGTGGAGGTGAAAACCGGTGATATTTCGGGGTATCATAACAAGGGGATGCATACCACCACATTTTCCGAAATGCTGCCTCTACCCGAAGGTGGCTTTATTATCGACACTCCGGGCATTAAAGGTTTCGGTTTGCTGGAGGTTACTCCTGAAGAAGCAGGGCACTATTTCCGTGAAATCTTTGAGACTTCCCAAAACTGCAAATTCTACAACTGTACCCATACTCACGAGCCGGGCTGCGCTGTTATTGCGGCGGTCGAAGCCCTGGCTATTAATCCTTCACGTTATCATAGCTACCTGAGCATTATCGAAGAAATTACACAGGGGAAGTACCGGTAA